From the Yoonia rosea genome, the window TTGCTGGGCCAGCTTGGGGGCAGCAGCAGCAGTGCCGCGGCGGCAGGCGGACTTGGCGGCTTGGGCGCGCTTTTGGGTGGTTTGGCCGGCGCACGCGGCGGGGCCTCGGGCGCGGGACTTGAGGCGCTGCTGAATCAGGACAACCCAGCCGATGAACCCGATGAAGACGAAATCGCAAAACTGATGCTGCGCGCAATGACCCAAGCCGCACGTGCCGACGGTGATCTGGATCAAGGCGAAAAGGCGAAACTGTCCGCCCTTCTGGCCGACAGTGACCCCGGCACCGTCGAGACCCTGCAGAACATCCTGTCTGCCCCCGTCAGCGCGGCCGATTTGGCAGCGGACACACCAAAGGGCTTGGAAACACAGGTCTACACAATGTCAGTGAACGCGATCACACCCGACAACCAGGCCGAAGCACAATATTTGCATGAACTGGCCAGCGCCCTCGAAATTGCCCCGCAAACGGCAAACGCGATCCACGACAGCCTCAACGCACCCCGGCTCTATAACTAGTCTAGCCCCATATCGCGGCGGTCTTTCTTTGTCGGACGACCGCCCTTTTCATAGCGCGGGTTCGCGCCCTGCGTCTCGGTAGGGCGCGGTTTGGGTGCAGGCGTGAGGTCTTCGTAGAGCGCTCGCGCTTCGGGCGCAGGCCCGCGGCGTTCGCCACAGGCCACAACCCGCACCACCTTGGTTTCTTGGGCCTGCACAAAAGTCAGCACATTCCCTGGTCCGATCGCGCGGGCGGGTTTGCTGACAGGCTGGCTATCCACACGGACCTTGCCCGCGGTGACAACACCGGCGGCAAGGCTGCGCGATTTGAAGAACCGCGCATGCCAGAGCCATTTATCCAGCCGGATTGTCGGGCGGGGGTCGCTCAATCCTTCTTGAAACCTGCCAAAGCGGCAGCGAACGGATTGTCAGGATCAATCTGCTTTTCGCGCTTGGGTTTGGCTTGGAAGGTTTGCGGTTTGTTGTTGCCGCCACCCTGTGGTTTGCCTTTGCCCTTCGGCTTGCCTTTGCCACGGGGGCGGGCATCACCTTGGGGGCGTGCAGGACGTGCCGCGCGACCACCCCATGTAAAGGTATAGAACACCTCTACTTCGCTTTCGGCGCGCGCTTCCGGCGTCTGCGCAGGTATTTCCTGAGGGGCATCCGCAGGTGTCTCTTGCGGTGCGTCCGGCGGCGTTTCCACAAGCGGCGTATCCGGCATCTCTTGTGGCGCATCCGGCGCATCGGACGTTTGCGGCGGCTGTGCCGCTTTCACCTTCGCGCGTTCACCTTTTTCGGCCTTGTAACCAAGACCTGTCATCAGATCGGCGAACTGTTCCAGCGTCATGCCGGTGATCGATAGCATGTCGGGGTTCGCTTCGAACCCCCCACGACTATCCTTGTCGCGCAGCATATCGGCGAGGCGTTCCAGCATATCAATGCGGATCGCGCGGTCGCCAGCAGCGCGGTAGCCGGCCATCGCATAATACCCTGCCACAGCATCCTGAGCCGTGGGCACAGTGACCAGACCGGGGGGCGGGCTTTCAGGGAATTCGCCCAAACCCTTGGACAGCGACCACAGCACAAGACGCAAACGTGTCGGTGCAGGCTTGAGCAGCAGCGGCATGAAAATCGTGAACTGGCCGAAACGCACACCGTGTTTGCGCAACGCGCCACGGGCGTCCTGATCCAGCGCCTTGACCTCGTCGGCGACTTCACCGCGCGGGATGATCCCGAATTCTTCGGCCATGCGATAGGCAAACCCCTTCGCGGCCCCTGTCAGCGCCTCATCATTCTTGAGCGCGATAATCGGCTCGAATCCGGCGGCGATCTTACGGTCGATGAAATGCTGCAAGCGGCGCTGCACTTTGGTGGCGACATCGGCGCCCGCCTCTTCATCGACAAAGGCCTCGACACCCGGCTTGAACGGATCGTCACCTTTGACCAATTTGCCAACCGCCTGGCTGCCCCACATCAGGCCGCCCTGTTCGGTGAAATCAATCTCGGGATCGGGGGCGTTATAGAAACGGTCCGCCAGCAAATGGAACTGTGGCACCAGCGCCTGCACCGAAGCCTGACGCAACGTCTTGGCCTCATCGGGGCTGCCC encodes:
- a CDS encoding DUF533 domain-containing protein — translated: MSLMNTVAKMAVGFAVAKGMESVQKNGGLGGLLGGLTGGGTQKQASGMGGLGDMLGQLGGGSAAQSSGGLGGMLGQLTGGGAGASGGLGGLLGQLGGSSSSAAAAGGLGGLGALLGGLAGARGGASGAGLEALLNQDNPADEPDEDEIAKLMLRAMTQAARADGDLDQGEKAKLSALLADSDPGTVETLQNILSAPVSAADLAADTPKGLETQVYTMSVNAITPDNQAEAQYLHELASALEIAPQTANAIHDSLNAPRLYN
- a CDS encoding RNA-binding S4 domain-containing protein, with translation MSDPRPTIRLDKWLWHARFFKSRSLAAGVVTAGKVRVDSQPVSKPARAIGPGNVLTFVQAQETKVVRVVACGERRGPAPEARALYEDLTPAPKPRPTETQGANPRYEKGGRPTKKDRRDMGLD